One window from the genome of Paraclostridium sordellii encodes:
- a CDS encoding ATP-binding protein produces MKFSQYIKDKIISIFIILITCTISSLFMYIVKININSIFFVQLMFLMSIVLVFILDFFKKKQYYDEFFIDFNSLDEKSHITEIIKKPNFVEGKILYDVLKIENKYTNDIMSEYKNNFIDYQQYIETWIHEVKTPIATSKLLIENNKNIITLSIEEEIDKIDGYVEQVLYLAKSDSVEKDYHIKKVYLKNMVMNEVKKHSKEIINENIKPIIRNLDFYVLSDAKWIEFIIGQIINNSIKYKGNNAKIEFYSEKEESKVSLYIKDNGLGIQSQDISRVFEKGFTGSNGRKGKNSTGIGLYICKKLCEKLDVDINLYSEFERGTTIKLTFTEAV; encoded by the coding sequence ATGAAGTTTTCTCAGTATATAAAAGATAAAATTATATCAATATTTATAATATTAATTACATGTACAATATCATCTTTGTTTATGTACATAGTAAAAATAAATATAAATTCAATATTTTTTGTGCAGTTAATGTTTTTAATGAGTATAGTATTAGTATTTATTTTAGATTTTTTTAAAAAGAAGCAATATTATGATGAATTTTTTATAGATTTTAATTCTTTAGATGAAAAATCTCATATTACTGAAATAATAAAAAAACCAAATTTTGTAGAAGGAAAAATTTTATATGATGTGTTGAAAATAGAAAATAAATATACAAATGATATAATGTCTGAATACAAAAACAATTTTATAGACTATCAACAGTATATTGAGACTTGGATTCATGAAGTGAAAACTCCTATTGCAACATCTAAATTACTTATTGAGAATAATAAAAATATAATTACTCTAAGTATAGAAGAAGAAATTGACAAAATTGATGGATATGTAGAACAAGTCTTATATCTGGCAAAAAGTGATAGTGTAGAAAAAGACTATCATATAAAGAAAGTTTATTTGAAAAATATGGTTATGAATGAAGTTAAGAAGCACTCAAAAGAAATAATTAATGAAAATATAAAACCTATAATTAGAAATTTAGATTTTTATGTTTTATCAGATGCCAAGTGGATAGAGTTTATAATAGGTCAAATAATAAACAATTCAATTAAGTATAAAGGAAATAATGCTAAAATTGAATTTTACAGTGAGAAAGAAGAAAGTAAAGTGAGTTTATATATAAAAGATAACGGATTAGGTATACAATCTCAAGATATTTCAAGAGTGTTTGAAAAAGGATTTACAGGAAGTAATGGGAGAAAAGGAAAGAACTCTACAGGAATAGGGCTATACATATGTAAAAAGTTGTGTGAAAAGTTAGATGTAGATATAAACTTATACTCAGAGTTTGAAAGAGGAACAACAATAAAATTAACTTTTACTGAAGCTGTATAA
- a CDS encoding ABC transporter ATP-binding protein, with protein sequence MNQVLKVKNIEKYYRNKGSVTKAVDNISFEVNKGEFVGIMGASGSGKSTLLNCIATIDNVTAGNIYIDNKDITKMNEDDLANIRKHSIGFIFQDLNLLDTLSGRDNIALALSISGVNQKEIDKKINSIANHLSIQNLLEKYPYEMSGGQKQKIACARAIATNPALILADEPTGSLDSKSSRIFLESLEELNKNLNATILMVTHDAFTASYCNRILFIKDGKVFNELVKGNSSRKEFFNKIIKVTSLLGGDNQYVL encoded by the coding sequence ATGAATCAAGTATTAAAAGTAAAAAATATAGAAAAATATTATAGAAATAAAGGCAGTGTCACAAAGGCAGTTGATAATATAAGTTTTGAAGTAAATAAAGGTGAATTTGTTGGAATAATGGGGGCATCAGGAAGCGGAAAAAGTACATTGTTAAATTGTATAGCTACAATTGACAATGTAACCGCTGGTAATATATATATAGATAACAAAGATATAACTAAAATGAATGAAGATGATTTAGCAAATATCAGAAAACATAGTATTGGATTTATATTTCAAGATTTAAATTTATTGGATACTTTAAGTGGACGTGATAATATTGCTTTAGCACTTTCGATTTCTGGAGTTAATCAAAAAGAGATTGATAAAAAAATTAATTCAATAGCAAATCATTTAAGTATACAAAATTTGCTTGAAAAATATCCGTATGAAATGTCTGGGGGTCAAAAGCAAAAGATAGCTTGTGCAAGAGCAATAGCTACAAATCCAGCTTTAATACTAGCAGATGAACCAACTGGATCTCTAGATTCTAAATCATCAAGAATATTCTTAGAAAGTCTAGAGGAGTTAAATAAAAATTTAAATGCTACTATTTTAATGGTAACTCATGATGCTTTTACAGCCAGTTACTGCAATAGAATACTATTTATAAAAGATGGAAAAGTATTTAATGAATTAGTTAAAGGTAACTCTAGTCGTAAAGAATTTTTTAATAAAATAATTAAAGTTACATCACTTCTTGGAGGTGATAACCAATATGTTTTATAA
- a CDS encoding FtsX-like permease family protein: MFYKKNTSDKMFNELAVKNVKKSLKDYAIYFITLVFGVILLYTFNSIEDHIKLLGGSAYMEGYIAFGRGIILFASVFICMIFGFLIAYANNFFIKRRKREFGVYTVLGMNKRDINKLMIKETLTIGLSALIIGLIIGIFVAQGIRVITLNMMNIEDNSFRFSISILAMIKTIIFFLLSLYFVNIFNKRSIKKHSLIDLLNADKKNEKSIITNKSSKIYLFLISIILIFIGYIIIPKDELPSWKKFLASSALIGYGTYLLFSSISDFIINIVKNNKIIYYKKLNLFIINQISSYIKTINVALTVICLLLFSSMVIIPFGISIAKSSTYDLKEATPFDASISKYYNEYTDKTSINDNLKREGINFKSLVSSSGELDKYESKDVKLNKFVLNGFKASKYTNYKSYLNDNVYLVGLSQYNQALKQQGIKGINLKEDEFAINCNSYEYKELYTYYIKNNKDKLNIEGFKLKLGQKKLYENSIATEQLATGFGEIIVPDKVLSKLSPRVSYMNFNYIKRNNEYDNMFMREYQKHQNNGLSFLSKLTIDGEKITMDTVLTFIAVDLGIILLISAGAVLALHQIAQSSKNKDRFKLLRDMGATKGEIKKSVIIQVLVTFSIPFIVALIHFSFIALRIRDIIAVLTTVNILKAIAITMVIILVIYGIYFAISIVESLRTLEE, translated from the coding sequence ATGTTTTATAAAAAAAATACATCAGATAAAATGTTTAATGAGTTAGCTGTAAAAAATGTAAAAAAAAGTTTGAAAGATTATGCTATATATTTTATAACTCTTGTTTTTGGAGTAATACTTTTATATACTTTTAACTCGATAGAAGATCATATAAAACTATTAGGTGGAAGTGCTTATATGGAAGGATATATAGCATTTGGAAGAGGAATTATATTATTTGCATCTGTTTTTATCTGTATGATATTTGGATTTTTAATAGCTTATGCAAATAATTTTTTTATAAAACGACGTAAAAGAGAGTTTGGTGTATATACAGTACTTGGTATGAACAAAAGAGATATAAATAAGTTAATGATAAAAGAAACTTTAACAATAGGACTATCTGCTTTAATTATTGGACTAATTATAGGAATATTTGTAGCACAAGGTATTAGAGTAATTACTTTAAATATGATGAATATAGAAGATAATTCATTTAGATTTTCTATTTCAATATTAGCAATGATTAAAACTATAATATTCTTTTTACTATCTTTATATTTTGTAAATATATTTAATAAGAGAAGTATAAAAAAACATAGTTTAATAGATTTATTAAATGCAGATAAGAAAAATGAAAAGTCTATTATTACAAATAAAAGTTCTAAAATTTACTTATTTTTAATATCCATTATATTAATATTTATAGGTTATATTATAATACCTAAAGATGAACTGCCATCATGGAAGAAGTTTTTAGCAAGTAGTGCATTAATTGGATATGGGACTTATTTATTATTTTCATCTATTTCAGATTTTATAATAAATATAGTAAAAAATAATAAGATTATCTACTATAAAAAACTAAATTTATTTATTATAAACCAAATAAGTAGCTATATAAAAACTATTAATGTAGCCCTAACAGTTATATGTTTATTATTATTTTCATCTATGGTAATTATACCATTTGGTATAAGTATAGCAAAATCTTCAACATATGATTTAAAAGAAGCTACACCTTTTGATGCATCCATTAGTAAATATTATAATGAGTATACAGATAAAACATCTATAAATGATAATTTAAAAAGAGAAGGTATTAACTTTAAAAGTCTAGTATCATCTTCAGGTGAATTAGACAAATATGAATCAAAAGATGTTAAATTAAATAAGTTTGTATTAAACGGATTTAAGGCAAGTAAATATACTAACTACAAAAGCTATTTAAATGACAATGTATATTTAGTTGGACTAAGTCAATACAATCAAGCTTTGAAACAACAAGGAATTAAAGGAATAAATTTAAAAGAAGATGAGTTTGCAATAAACTGTAATTCTTATGAGTATAAAGAATTATATACTTATTATATTAAGAATAATAAAGATAAATTAAATATAGAAGGATTTAAACTTAAGCTAGGGCAAAAAAAATTATATGAAAACTCAATTGCTACAGAACAATTAGCGACAGGTTTTGGCGAAATAATAGTACCAGATAAGGTTTTATCTAAATTGAGCCCGAGAGTATCATATATGAACTTTAATTATATTAAACGTAATAATGAATATGATAATATGTTTATGAGAGAATACCAAAAACATCAAAATAATGGACTTTCATTTCTTTCAAAACTAACTATAGATGGAGAAAAAATTACAATGGATACCGTTTTAACTTTTATAGCTGTAGACCTAGGTATAATTTTATTAATATCAGCAGGAGCAGTTTTAGCACTACATCAAATTGCACAATCTAGTAAAAATAAAGATAGATTTAAATTATTAAGAGATATGGGTGCAACTAAAGGTGAAATAAAAAAATCTGTTATTATACAGGTATTGGTAACATTTAGCATTCCATTTATAGTAGCTCTTATTCACTTTAGTTTTATAGCATTGAGAATAAGAGATATAATTGCGGTTCTAACAACTGTAAATATATTAAAAGCTATTGCTATAACTATGGTAATTATATTGGTTATATATGGTATATATTTTGCTATAAGTATAGTTGAAAGTTTAAGAACTTTAGAAGAATAA
- a CDS encoding response regulator transcription factor, whose protein sequence is MERIFIVEDEPKLREEMVTLLERNGYRCSISEDYANIITNIEDVKPDLVLLDINLPIYDGFYICKELRQNSDIPIIVVTSNKSDMDELLAMNLGADDFVNKPFNPRILLAHIASVLKRAYGKEKDLIITHNDVKLDILKSILSYKGKSIELTRTELGILKLLIENKGNIVPRNEIIRNLWEMEEFVEDNTLTVNVNRIRRKLEDIGLENYLITRRGQGYMVIS, encoded by the coding sequence ATGGAACGAATTTTCATAGTTGAAGATGAACCAAAGTTAAGAGAAGAAATGGTTACTTTATTAGAGCGAAATGGATATAGATGTAGCATTAGTGAAGATTACGCAAATATAATAACTAATATAGAAGATGTTAAGCCAGATTTAGTACTTTTAGATATAAATTTACCTATATATGATGGCTTTTACATATGTAAAGAACTAAGACAAAACTCAGATATACCAATTATTGTGGTTACAAGTAACAAAAGTGATATGGATGAATTATTGGCCATGAATCTGGGAGCTGATGATTTTGTAAATAAGCCGTTCAACCCTCGTATACTACTTGCGCACATAGCATCGGTATTAAAAAGAGCCTATGGAAAAGAAAAAGATTTAATAATAACTCATAATGATGTAAAGTTAGATATTTTAAAAAGTATACTATCATATAAAGGAAAAAGCATAGAACTTACTAGAACGGAATTAGGAATATTAAAATTATTAATAGAGAATAAAGGAAATATTGTTCCTAGAAATGAAATAATCAGAAACCTATGGGAAATGGAAGAGTTTGTTGAGGATAATACATTAACTGTTAATGTGAATAGAATTAGACGTAAACTTGAGGATATTGGACTAGAGAATTATTTAATAACAAGAAGAGGTCAAGGTTATATGGTGATATCTTAA
- a CDS encoding phosphatase PAP2 family protein codes for MNFWDTIFKAINGVAGQNQTMDNIMMFCSQKLPIILALLVIVVYVVGIVKHSKEARAAAVNTVVFLAINMILSAIIGNIWYAQRPFVKDPSANLLYPHKPNSSFPSDHSLASMSIALGLTAYNKVLGVVSIIISVLIGVSRVYVGHHYPEHVVGSYLIAIVTFVIYNKFFSRKVRNLYLNIEKRTPILNGIVKNK; via the coding sequence ATGAATTTTTGGGACACAATATTTAAAGCAATAAATGGAGTCGCAGGACAAAATCAAACTATGGATAATATAATGATGTTTTGTTCACAAAAACTACCTATAATATTAGCATTATTAGTAATAGTAGTTTATGTTGTTGGGATCGTAAAGCATAGCAAAGAAGCAAGAGCAGCAGCTGTTAACACAGTAGTATTTCTTGCAATAAATATGATTTTATCTGCTATAATAGGGAATATATGGTATGCTCAAAGACCATTCGTAAAAGATCCATCAGCTAACTTATTATATCCACATAAGCCAAACTCATCTTTTCCAAGTGATCATTCTTTAGCGAGTATGAGTATAGCTTTAGGATTAACTGCATATAATAAGGTGCTTGGAGTAGTATCAATAATAATATCAGTGTTAATAGGGGTTTCTAGAGTCTATGTTGGACATCATTATCCTGAACATGTTGTAGGATCTTACCTTATAGCTATAGTAACATTTGTTATTTATAATAAATTTTTTAGTAGAAAAGTTAGAAATTTATATCTTAATATAGAAAAAAGAACTCCTATATTAAATGGGATAGTAAAAAATAAATAA
- a CDS encoding type 1 glutamine amidotransferase, translated as MELKVLCMYPDIMDLYGDLGNITILKYRCLKRGINCIIDTYSIGDNKDFCDYDLIFLGGGSDKDQMLIFQDILDIREDIKKAIINNKFILLVCGGYQLFGKYYIDSDGNKIEGLNLFDYYTESSSKGRCIGNIAIKPNIEGLNDLIVGFENHGGQTFGVSTPLGEVLNGHGNEFEGKFEGFFKDNVLGTYLHGPLLSKNPELVDFIIKKSIESKYGEIDLCKLDDSIEYMARDQILKKLNVK; from the coding sequence TTGGAATTAAAAGTATTATGTATGTATCCTGACATCATGGATTTATATGGCGATTTAGGTAATATTACTATATTAAAATACAGATGTTTAAAAAGAGGTATTAATTGTATAATCGATACCTATTCTATTGGAGATAACAAAGATTTTTGTGATTATGATTTAATATTTTTGGGTGGAGGATCTGATAAAGACCAGATGTTAATTTTCCAAGATATTTTAGATATCAGAGAAGATATAAAAAAAGCTATTATAAATAATAAATTTATTTTATTAGTTTGTGGTGGATACCAACTTTTTGGTAAATATTATATAGATTCAGACGGTAATAAAATAGAAGGTTTAAATTTATTCGACTACTACACTGAAAGTTCAAGTAAAGGTCGTTGTATAGGAAATATAGCAATAAAACCAAATATAGAAGGTTTAAATGATCTTATCGTAGGATTTGAAAATCACGGTGGTCAAACTTTCGGAGTGTCTACACCTTTAGGAGAAGTTCTAAATGGTCATGGTAATGAATTTGAGGGGAAGTTTGAAGGTTTTTTTAAAGATAATGTACTTGGTACATATCTTCATGGACCATTACTTTCTAAAAATCCAGAACTAGTTGATTTTATAATAAAAAAATCTATTGAAAGTAAATATGGTGAAATAGATTTATGTAAATTAGATGATAGTATTGAATATATGGCTAGAGATCAAATTCTAAAAAAACTAAATGTAAAATAA
- a CDS encoding Mur ligase family protein → MRIKIILIKLLILFLELFGKGGSLPGKLALKMDKNLFDKFNYPKNVVVITGTNGKTTINNLIFESLKKANVNIISNIKGNNLKTGIATLLCKHSDLNLNIKADVIVLEVDELTVPNLFKKLNTSVFLVSNLFRDQLDRVGEMDNIVQKFENIVKDFDGHLILNGDDPNVVKIKDSCKSSNIEFFSVYNCKDSKKTSESMEGRFCPRCKERLSYDYYNYSHIGRFYCENDGFGKNNFSVFCEDIDENTNQITVNGQKLSLFKNNIYTVYNCIAVLNVLKVLDVNWNYACDVFKSFNLNQGRNEKFIKGNKYVVLNLIKNPVGTNEVLKDISRDLNLKTVLISINDNIQDGIDVSWLWDSNFEIIFKHNVDKIICSGSRGYDVGLMLKYKGYKGNLIFENNIEKAIDKIDLEKEYSYVLSNYSGLSKIRKLIERRV, encoded by the coding sequence TTGAGGATAAAGATTATTTTAATAAAATTATTAATATTATTTCTAGAATTATTTGGAAAAGGGGGGTCATTGCCTGGTAAGTTAGCTTTAAAAATGGATAAAAATTTATTTGATAAATTTAATTATCCTAAAAATGTTGTTGTAATAACTGGTACTAACGGAAAAACAACTATAAACAATTTGATTTTTGAATCATTAAAAAAAGCTAATGTCAATATCATATCTAATATAAAAGGTAATAACCTTAAGACAGGAATAGCAACTTTATTATGTAAACATTCAGATTTAAATTTAAATATAAAAGCTGATGTAATTGTTTTAGAAGTTGACGAATTAACTGTTCCTAATTTATTTAAAAAACTAAATACATCAGTGTTTTTAGTTTCAAACTTATTTAGAGATCAACTAGATCGTGTTGGAGAAATGGATAATATTGTCCAAAAATTTGAAAATATAGTAAAAGATTTTGATGGTCATTTAATTTTAAATGGAGATGATCCTAATGTTGTTAAAATCAAAGATAGCTGTAAATCTAGCAATATAGAATTTTTTAGTGTTTACAACTGCAAGGATTCTAAAAAAACATCAGAATCTATGGAAGGACGTTTCTGTCCTAGATGCAAAGAAAGATTAAGTTATGATTATTATAATTATTCACATATAGGCAGATTTTATTGTGAAAATGATGGATTTGGTAAAAATAATTTTAGCGTTTTTTGTGAAGATATTGATGAAAATACAAATCAAATTACAGTAAATGGTCAAAAACTCTCTCTTTTCAAAAATAACATTTATACAGTTTATAACTGTATAGCTGTGTTAAATGTTCTAAAAGTTTTAGATGTTAATTGGAATTATGCTTGTGATGTATTTAAGAGCTTTAATTTAAACCAAGGTAGAAACGAAAAGTTTATTAAAGGAAATAAGTATGTAGTTTTAAACTTAATAAAAAATCCAGTTGGGACAAACGAAGTTTTAAAAGATATATCTAGAGATTTAAATTTAAAAACAGTTCTAATTTCAATAAATGATAATATTCAAGATGGTATAGATGTTTCTTGGTTATGGGATTCTAACTTTGAAATAATATTTAAACACAATGTAGATAAAATCATTTGTAGTGGAAGCCGAGGCTACGACGTTGGATTAATGCTAAAATACAAAGGATATAAAGGTAATTTAATTTTTGAGAATAATATTGAAAAAGCTATAGATAAAATTGATTTAGAAAAAGAATATAGTTACGTATTATCTAATTATAGTGGTCTGAGTAAAATTAGAAAGCTCATAGAAAGGAGGGTCTAA
- a CDS encoding GNAT family N-acetyltransferase, which translates to MKVIIRPVKIEDSQSINEIRRMKGVKENTLAISSERVERTKRTTENLDSNNHTMVAEIIENNNKKVVGLASLNVNASPRIRHSASIGISVHADYQGMGIGKKLMKELIDLSDNWLMLVRLELGVYTDNEKALKLYKSLGFEEEGLKKYSAIRDGKYVDEIMMGRYNKNVIN; encoded by the coding sequence ATGAAGGTAATAATAAGACCAGTCAAAATAGAAGATTCACAATCTATAAATGAAATAAGAAGGATGAAGGGTGTGAAAGAAAATACACTGGCAATAAGTTCAGAGAGAGTAGAAAGAACTAAAAGAACAACGGAAAACTTAGATAGTAATAATCACACTATGGTAGCTGAGATAATAGAAAATAATAATAAAAAAGTAGTTGGATTGGCATCTTTAAATGTGAATGCATCTCCTAGGATAAGGCATAGTGCAAGTATAGGCATAAGTGTGCATGCTGATTATCAAGGGATGGGAATAGGTAAAAAATTAATGAAAGAATTGATTGATTTATCTGATAATTGGCTTATGTTAGTAAGGTTAGAACTAGGAGTATATACTGATAATGAAAAGGCTTTAAAATTGTACAAATCTTTAGGTTTTGAGGAAGAAGGATTAAAAAAATATTCAGCGATAAGGGATGGAAAATACGTAGATGAAATAATGATGGGCAGATATAATAAAAATGTAATAAATTAA
- a CDS encoding DUF4003 family protein, whose product MDYKVKLLTKNFDELKQVKSAYGIGMVLHGCALSYTVKNKNIDHKHVNNCIDLIRENTTIFSDFRGNTSVNTAVLLSYQPNPKESLDEILEIHKKLRHKKFYSSYELALVANMIYENKENIHIDEFIERMKFVNEKMRLNHPCLTSVDDYLSACTITLISKNIEQDLENMEKAYEYLSKNGFHKNNTLQSLSQVISLTQKENIWRECKSIKKELERSKCKFHEFGYPLIGVIALLELKDIGQVIRYIKETSNILKNHEGYGNFSLGERYRNVIGGILVVSKYTNDIDINQFIIDKVIEDINKGMNIAITTATTSSILTNTSLT is encoded by the coding sequence ATGGATTATAAAGTGAAACTTTTAACTAAAAATTTTGATGAGTTAAAACAGGTAAAGTCAGCGTATGGAATAGGAATGGTTTTACATGGATGTGCTCTTAGCTATACTGTAAAAAATAAAAATATAGATCATAAGCATGTAAATAATTGTATAGATTTAATAAGAGAAAATACAACGATTTTTTCAGATTTTAGAGGAAACACTTCAGTAAATACAGCCGTATTATTATCATATCAACCAAATCCAAAAGAAAGTTTAGATGAAATACTAGAAATTCATAAAAAGTTAAGGCATAAAAAGTTTTATTCAAGTTATGAATTAGCACTAGTTGCAAATATGATATATGAAAATAAAGAAAACATACATATAGATGAATTTATTGAAAGAATGAAGTTTGTAAATGAAAAAATGAGGTTAAACCATCCTTGTTTAACCTCTGTTGATGACTATTTAAGTGCGTGTACAATAACACTGATTTCTAAAAATATTGAGCAAGATTTAGAAAATATGGAAAAAGCTTATGAATATCTAAGTAAAAATGGATTTCATAAAAATAATACACTTCAAAGCTTATCTCAAGTAATCTCTTTAACCCAAAAAGAAAATATATGGAGAGAATGTAAAAGTATAAAAAAAGAATTAGAAAGAAGTAAATGTAAATTTCATGAATTTGGATATCCGTTAATAGGGGTAATTGCACTCTTAGAATTAAAAGATATAGGGCAAGTGATAAGATATATAAAGGAAACCTCAAATATATTAAAAAATCATGAAGGTTATGGAAACTTTTCTTTAGGCGAAAGGTATAGAAATGTTATAGGAGGTATTTTAGTAGTATCAAAATATACAAATGACATAGATATAAATCAATTTATAATAGATAAAGTAATAGAAGATATAAATAAAGGTATGAATATAGCTATAACAACTGCAACTACAAGTTCTATTTTAACGAATACATCGTTAACATAA
- the prmA gene encoding 50S ribosomal protein L11 methyltransferase, giving the protein MKWAEITIKTTTEAVEAITNILYEQNVGGVSIEDPKDFKFQKKHEYDWDFVEEEIFNSGYDGVIIKTYITEERDVTDDIKIIKEKIDGLKEFGIDVGEAIVELSQVDEEDWANEWKNYYKPTKIGEKIVVKPTWEEYEAQDSDLIIELDPGMAFGTGTHETTSMCIRELEKYVKPDSKVFDIGCGSGILAIAAAKLGAKDVLAVDLDEVAVKVSKENVELNKVEGSVTALHGNLMEVVKDKADIVVANIIADIIKILAKDIKQFMKDDAVFISSGIIHAKVDEVKEALTENGLEIVHVESLGEWNAIVSKIAK; this is encoded by the coding sequence ATGAAATGGGCAGAAATAACTATTAAAACAACAACTGAAGCAGTTGAAGCCATAACTAATATATTATATGAACAAAATGTAGGAGGAGTATCTATAGAAGATCCTAAAGACTTCAAATTCCAAAAAAAGCATGAATATGATTGGGATTTTGTTGAAGAAGAGATATTTAATAGCGGATATGATGGAGTTATAATAAAAACTTATATAACAGAAGAAAGAGATGTTACGGATGACATTAAAATAATAAAAGAAAAAATAGACGGATTAAAAGAGTTTGGAATAGATGTAGGAGAAGCTATAGTAGAGCTTTCACAAGTAGACGAAGAAGATTGGGCTAATGAGTGGAAAAACTATTATAAACCAACTAAAATAGGTGAAAAAATAGTAGTAAAACCAACTTGGGAAGAATATGAAGCTCAAGATTCTGATTTAATAATAGAGTTAGACCCAGGTATGGCATTTGGTACGGGTACACATGAAACAACAAGTATGTGTATAAGAGAATTAGAAAAATACGTAAAGCCAGATTCTAAAGTATTTGATATAGGATGCGGAAGTGGAATACTTGCAATAGCTGCAGCTAAACTTGGAGCAAAAGATGTATTAGCTGTAGATTTAGATGAAGTAGCTGTAAAAGTATCTAAAGAAAATGTTGAATTAAATAAAGTAGAAGGAAGTGTAACTGCACTTCATGGAAACTTAATGGAAGTTGTAAAGGATAAAGCAGACATAGTAGTAGCAAATATAATAGCAGATATAATAAAAATATTAGCTAAAGATATAAAACAATTTATGAAAGATGATGCTGTATTTATATCTTCAGGAATAATTCATGCTAAAGTAGATGAAGTTAAAGAAGCTTTAACTGAAAATGGACTTGAAATAGTACATGTAGAATCTTTAGGTGAATGGAATGCTATAGTATCTAAAATAGCGAAGTAG
- a CDS encoding 16S rRNA (uracil(1498)-N(3))-methyltransferase, with the protein MDRFFVEKKNVNLENNTCIIEGEDVKHISKVLRCRVGEELEICDNDNNEYICEITSIDKSEVQLNIMDKVDIKRESDLKIKVYQGLPKGPKMEMILQKLTEVGVDEIILVQTKRTVVKVEDKKEDKKIERWERIIYEAAKQSKRGKIPKLRGILSFKEALSDMSNNDLNIAPYENERTKSIKQAIKGQDINNIGIFVGPEGGFEDTEIKDIEDIGGQSVSLGPRILRTETASLVASSIVLYELSDLGGGE; encoded by the coding sequence ATGGATAGATTTTTTGTAGAAAAGAAAAATGTAAATCTTGAAAATAACACATGTATTATAGAAGGTGAAGACGTAAAACATATTTCAAAGGTCTTAAGATGTAGAGTTGGAGAAGAGTTAGAAATATGTGATAATGATAATAATGAATATATATGTGAAATAACTAGTATAGATAAATCTGAGGTTCAACTTAATATAATGGATAAAGTGGATATAAAGAGAGAGTCAGATTTAAAAATAAAAGTATATCAAGGACTTCCAAAGGGGCCAAAGATGGAAATGATACTTCAAAAACTAACTGAAGTAGGGGTTGATGAAATCATACTAGTTCAAACTAAAAGAACAGTTGTAAAAGTTGAAGATAAAAAAGAAGACAAGAAAATCGAAAGATGGGAAAGAATAATATATGAAGCTGCAAAGCAAAGTAAGCGTGGTAAAATTCCCAAATTAAGAGGTATTTTAAGTTTTAAAGAAGCTTTATCTGATATGAGTAATAATGACTTAAACATAGCTCCATATGAAAATGAAAGAACAAAATCTATAAAACAAGCAATAAAAGGCCAGGACATAAATAATATAGGTATTTTCGTAGGACCAGAAGGTGGATTTGAAGATACTGAAATTAAAGATATAGAAGATATAGGTGGTCAATCAGTTTCTCTTGGACCAAGAATTTTAAGAACTGAAACAGCGTCACTTGTAGCTTCATCTATAGTATTATACGAATTAAGCGACTTAGGAGGAGGCGAATAA